In one Lolium rigidum isolate FL_2022 chromosome 3, APGP_CSIRO_Lrig_0.1, whole genome shotgun sequence genomic region, the following are encoded:
- the LOC124694322 gene encoding GPI-anchored protein LLG1-like, whose product MRFLLCLFAAVVAGATTVFISSVGADVAVLLAHDIPAATGRSRTLLQDGRKACPVNLAAANYTVLTSRCRWPPFDPLPCCAAFKDLACPYTDYINDVNGNDCAITLFRYIRLHGGYPPGVFYENCKEGPKGLKCPDDQGTL is encoded by the exons ATGCGCTTCCTGCTCTGCCTCttcgcggccgtggtcgccggAGCCACAACCGTGTTCATCTCAA GCGTCGGCGCAGATGTTGCGGTCCTCCTAGCGCACGACATTCCCGCCGCCACCGGCCGGAGCCGGACGCTGCTGCAGGACGGCAGGAAAGCGTGCCCGGTGAACCTGGCGGCGGCCAACTATACGGTGCTGACCAGCCGGTGCCGGTGGCCTCCATTCGACCCGCTGCCGTGCTGCGCGGCGTTCAAGGACCTGGCGTGCCCGTACACCGACTACATCAACGACGTCAACGGCAACGACTGCGCCATTACCCTGTTCCGTTACATCCGTCTCCATGGAGGCTACCCGCCGGGCGTCTTCTATGAGAACTGCAAGGAAGGGCCGAAGGGGCTCAAGTGCCCCGATGATCAGGGCACCCTGTAG